The Kroppenstedtia pulmonis genome has a segment encoding these proteins:
- the sspI gene encoding small acid-soluble spore protein SspI: MNFPIRGAVIHNIRDMDETELREMITESIQRGEEKLLPGLGVLFEVIWEGSNKKQQDEMVDLLYEHLPREQAQPPISPS, from the coding sequence GTGAATTTTCCTATTCGAGGAGCCGTAATTCATAATATCCGTGACATGGATGAAACAGAATTACGTGAAATGATTACAGAATCCATCCAACGAGGAGAAGAAAAATTACTTCCAGGGTTAGGCGTATTGTTTGAAGTGATTTGGGAAGGCAGCAATAAAAAACAGCAGGATGAAATGGTTGATCTTCTCTATGAACATTTACCAAGGGAGCAGGCCCAGCCGCCCATATCTCCATCCTGA
- a CDS encoding potassium channel family protein: protein MSKQFAVIGLGRFGGSVAKTLHDMGYEVLAMDRDPQRVQDYAQIVTHAVEADSTDEKALRALGIRNFDVVVVSIGEDIQSSIMTTLILLEIGVEKVVVKAKNDLHGKVLYKIGAYKVVYPERDMGVRLVHNLISPNILDYIELADDYSIIEVSAGDFFAGKSLEQLDIRAKYGCNVMAIKSKDGINIAPLAHDVIHAKDILVVIGHNNDLKKLEEKA from the coding sequence ATGAGTAAACAATTTGCGGTGATCGGCCTGGGTCGCTTCGGGGGCAGCGTGGCCAAAACCTTGCATGATATGGGGTATGAGGTCTTGGCAATGGATCGGGATCCCCAACGGGTTCAAGATTACGCCCAGATTGTTACCCATGCGGTGGAAGCGGATTCAACAGATGAAAAAGCACTTCGGGCATTGGGAATCCGAAACTTTGATGTTGTGGTGGTCTCCATCGGTGAGGATATCCAGTCCAGTATTATGACCACGCTGATTCTATTGGAAATCGGTGTTGAAAAAGTGGTCGTTAAAGCGAAAAACGATCTTCACGGAAAGGTGTTGTACAAAATCGGGGCGTACAAAGTGGTGTACCCCGAGCGAGATATGGGAGTTCGCCTGGTTCACAATCTTATTTCTCCCAACATCTTGGATTACATTGAATTGGCGGATGACTACAGTATTATCGAGGTGAGCGCCGGTGATTTTTTCGCCGGAAAAAGCTTGGAGCAATTGGATATCCGGGCTAAATATGGATGTAATGTAATGGCTATCAAGAGTAAAGATGGAATCAATATCGCGCCCTTGGCCCATGATGTTATCCATGCAAAGGATATCCTTGTGGTGATCGGTCATAATAATGATCTGAAAAAATTGGAGGAAAAAGCATAA
- a CDS encoding Hsp20/alpha crystallin family protein encodes MGKLYPWYPSLFEQGFRKWSEQMKNLWDEQGKGIRSDYYQTDQEVVVVVEIPGLSPMHAIEVKVVENILFIQGTMQEKGEETGFLSQSSFLFNLLLPAKVDPTRIKTDFEQDDGVLTLRLPKV; translated from the coding sequence ATGGGCAAGTTGTATCCTTGGTATCCTTCTTTGTTTGAACAGGGTTTTCGCAAATGGTCGGAACAGATGAAAAATTTATGGGATGAACAGGGCAAGGGAATTCGCAGTGATTATTATCAAACGGATCAGGAGGTAGTGGTTGTAGTCGAAATTCCGGGTCTTAGTCCCATGCACGCCATTGAAGTCAAAGTGGTGGAGAACATCTTGTTCATTCAGGGAACGATGCAAGAAAAAGGGGAAGAGACAGGATTTTTATCCCAGAGCTCGTTTTTATTCAACTTGTTGTTACCGGCAAAAGTTGATCCTACAAGAATCAAAACGGATTTTGAACAGGATGATGGTGTATTAACTCTTCGTTTGCCAAAAGTATAG
- a CDS encoding M42 family metallopeptidase, which translates to MSKDGGFRQMLAELTEAAGPPGHEAPARSTMERWAEPVADELKRDHLGSVIAVKKGTDHPRIMVAGHLDEVGFMVTQITEDGFLRFQPLGGWWSQVVSAQRVEVHTHKGTYLGVIGSKPPHLLSPKQREKATSMDDLFIDLGVSNKEEVEALGVMPGDTVVPWSPFTEMANSDYWLAKAMDNRMGCAVAVEVLRRLKGRNHPNHVYGVGTVMEEVGRRGAITATATVKPDIGFAVDVGIAGDTPGCGPNQAPGKLGEGPQLILYDAGHVPHRGLSRLVERTAEENGIPLQHEWINRGATDASYIHLHGKGVPTVSLGVPSRYIHSHTSIIHRKDAEHLVDLLVALILRLDAETVEKLKFD; encoded by the coding sequence ATAAGCAAAGACGGGGGTTTCCGTCAGATGTTGGCAGAGTTGACAGAGGCAGCAGGGCCTCCAGGACATGAGGCTCCGGCTCGCAGTACGATGGAGCGTTGGGCAGAGCCGGTGGCAGATGAGTTGAAGAGGGATCACCTGGGTTCGGTGATTGCTGTCAAAAAAGGTACGGATCATCCCCGGATCATGGTGGCAGGGCATTTGGATGAAGTCGGATTTATGGTTACCCAAATTACGGAAGACGGATTTTTGCGTTTTCAACCTTTAGGCGGCTGGTGGAGTCAAGTGGTTTCCGCCCAGCGTGTAGAAGTACATACTCACAAGGGAACGTATTTAGGTGTAATCGGTTCCAAACCTCCTCATCTTTTGTCTCCAAAGCAAAGAGAAAAAGCGACCTCCATGGATGACCTGTTTATTGATTTGGGGGTTTCCAATAAGGAGGAAGTGGAAGCACTGGGTGTTATGCCAGGGGATACAGTGGTTCCTTGGTCACCCTTTACGGAAATGGCCAACTCCGACTATTGGTTGGCCAAAGCCATGGATAACCGGATGGGTTGCGCAGTGGCTGTGGAGGTTCTTCGACGCCTTAAAGGAAGGAATCATCCTAATCATGTATATGGAGTAGGAACCGTTATGGAAGAAGTGGGCCGTCGGGGTGCCATTACCGCAACAGCTACCGTGAAACCGGATATTGGTTTTGCAGTGGATGTGGGTATAGCCGGGGATACACCAGGTTGCGGGCCCAATCAAGCCCCTGGAAAACTGGGTGAAGGGCCTCAGTTGATTCTTTATGATGCGGGTCATGTTCCCCATCGGGGTTTGAGTCGCTTGGTGGAAAGAACAGCAGAGGAAAACGGGATTCCATTGCAACACGAATGGATCAACCGGGGTGCCACCGATGCCAGCTATATCCACCTTCACGGCAAAGGAGTTCCCACAGTTTCTTTGGGGGTGCCTTCTCGTTACATTCATAGTCATACATCCATCATCCATCGAAAAGATGCTGAACATTTGGTTGACCTCTTAGTGGCTCTGATTCTTCGTTTGGATGCGGAAACAGTGGAAAAACTGAAGTTTGACTGA
- the pheS gene encoding phenylalanine--tRNA ligase subunit alpha has protein sequence MKDRLQALEQEAFTSIRSIGDVEELKALRVRYLGKKGELTEILRGMKDVAPDERPVIGSLANDIRARLEEGISSREEELQEQALEIRLRHEQIDVTLPGKPQALGGIHPISAVIEQIEDIFVGMGFEVAEGPEVELDSYNFESLNIPKDHPARDMQDSFYVTPEILLRTHTSPVQVRTMEKKEGQVPVKIICPGKVYRRDDDDATHSHQFHQVEGLVVDRGIAMSELHGILAAFAEKLFGMELETRLRPSYFPFTEPSVEMDISCVQCGGQGCRMCKETGWIEILGAGMVHPRVLEGAGYDSERYTGFAFGMGPDRIALLKYGIDDIRHFYTNDLRFLRQFQSV, from the coding sequence ATGAAGGATCGGTTGCAGGCATTGGAACAAGAAGCCTTTACTTCTATTCGATCCATTGGGGATGTGGAGGAATTAAAGGCACTTCGAGTTCGGTATCTTGGGAAAAAAGGAGAACTGACGGAAATTTTACGGGGAATGAAGGATGTTGCTCCCGACGAGCGACCTGTCATCGGCTCATTGGCCAATGATATCCGGGCACGTTTGGAGGAGGGGATATCCTCCAGGGAAGAAGAGTTACAGGAACAGGCTTTGGAAATCCGCCTTCGTCATGAACAGATCGATGTGACACTCCCAGGTAAGCCACAAGCCTTGGGAGGAATCCATCCTATAAGTGCCGTCATTGAACAGATTGAGGATATTTTTGTCGGAATGGGATTTGAGGTGGCGGAAGGGCCGGAAGTGGAACTGGACTCTTATAATTTTGAATCCCTTAATATACCCAAAGATCATCCAGCCCGGGATATGCAGGATTCCTTTTATGTTACACCGGAGATCTTGTTGCGCACCCATACGTCACCGGTTCAGGTACGTACCATGGAAAAAAAAGAGGGGCAAGTGCCTGTCAAAATCATTTGTCCAGGGAAGGTTTACCGGAGAGATGATGATGATGCCACCCATTCCCACCAATTTCATCAAGTTGAGGGACTGGTGGTGGATCGGGGAATTGCCATGAGTGAATTACATGGGATTTTGGCCGCTTTTGCCGAAAAACTATTTGGTATGGAATTGGAAACCCGTTTGCGCCCCAGTTACTTTCCCTTTACAGAGCCCAGTGTGGAGATGGATATTTCCTGTGTTCAATGTGGCGGTCAAGGGTGTCGGATGTGTAAGGAAACCGGATGGATTGAAATTTTGGGGGCGGGAATGGTTCATCCCCGGGTTTTGGAAGGGGCTGGATACGATTCGGAACGCTACACCGGTTTTGCATTTGGGATGGGTCCGGACCGGATTGCTTTGCTGAAATACGGAATTGACGATATTCGTCACTTTTATACCAATGATTTACGCTTCCTGCGACAATTCCAATCTGTATGA
- a CDS encoding TrmH family RNA methyltransferase, with product MKIRQITSSQNDHAKRWRKLGSRKGREKYGALLVEGEHLLLEAIRAEWTVRSVLVADEETSVLDRIPLAEEVPIYSLYPSNFSQLVDTQTPQGIAAEVMIPAVEQYEPSHQEKVLLLDGIQDPGNLGAILRTAEATGIRDIWLGPGTVDPFNPKVVRSAMGSLFRSRLRRIDLRQAITDLQAQGFFVVSTNPRAEKTHFQCIYPDKTAVLLGNEGRGVHPDLEEMADAQVQIPMPGKVESLNVSVTAGILLYEMVRQEWEKE from the coding sequence ATGAAAATCCGTCAAATTACTTCTTCACAAAATGATCATGCAAAAAGATGGCGTAAGCTGGGTAGCCGTAAGGGACGGGAAAAATACGGGGCTTTGTTGGTGGAAGGAGAGCATTTGTTGCTGGAGGCGATCCGGGCGGAGTGGACAGTACGTTCCGTATTGGTGGCAGATGAGGAAACAAGCGTGTTGGATCGTATCCCCCTCGCCGAAGAAGTTCCGATATATTCCCTGTATCCCTCTAACTTCTCACAACTGGTGGATACCCAGACGCCTCAGGGAATTGCCGCCGAGGTGATGATCCCTGCTGTTGAACAGTATGAGCCTTCTCATCAGGAAAAGGTGTTGTTATTAGACGGGATTCAAGATCCGGGAAACCTGGGGGCCATATTACGGACGGCGGAAGCGACGGGAATCCGGGATATTTGGCTGGGACCCGGTACAGTGGATCCCTTTAATCCAAAGGTAGTCCGCTCTGCGATGGGTTCGCTGTTTCGTTCCCGGTTACGGCGGATCGATTTAAGACAGGCAATCACCGATTTGCAAGCACAAGGTTTTTTTGTGGTCAGTACGAATCCCCGTGCTGAAAAGACTCACTTTCAATGTATCTATCCAGATAAAACAGCTGTCCTGTTGGGAAACGAAGGTCGGGGTGTACATCCTGATCTGGAAGAGATGGCGGATGCACAAGTTCAAATTCCCATGCCGGGAAAGGTGGAATCTCTCAATGTATCAGTGACTGCGGGTATTCTCCTCTATGAGATGGTTCGCCAGGAGTGGGAAAAGGAGTAA